From the Leucobacter tenebrionis genome, one window contains:
- a CDS encoding phage tail protein: MPYVVDFVNPSTQGLETSPVAEALAGLRANEARYFKNKYDHEFTVSPVEEDPQTLEWVTRVLKEERDIVIASRPLEVSSFEVDGIRMAYVFYESGLSINVMYTLAESGKRAVGFKLSQGMEVPEELASKFKFARQRSKLAGEIRGSYFVVKGEY; the protein is encoded by the coding sequence ATGCCCTACGTCGTCGACTTCGTGAACCCCTCGACTCAGGGTCTCGAGACCTCGCCCGTCGCCGAGGCTCTCGCCGGTCTCCGCGCGAACGAGGCGCGCTACTTCAAGAACAAGTACGACCACGAGTTCACGGTGAGTCCGGTCGAGGAGGATCCCCAGACGCTCGAGTGGGTGACCCGTGTGCTGAAGGAGGAGCGCGATATCGTCATCGCCAGCCGCCCTCTCGAGGTGAGCAGCTTCGAAGTCGACGGGATCCGCATGGCCTACGTGTTCTACGAGTCCGGGCTCTCGATCAACGTCATGTACACGCTCGCGGAGTCGGGCAAGCGCGCCGTCGGCTTCAAGCTCTCGCAGGGCATGGAGGTCCCCGAGGAGCTCGCTTCGAAGTTCAAGTTCGCCCGCCAGCGCTCGAAGCTCGCGGGCGAGATCCGGGGTTCCTACTTCGTCGTGAAGGGCGAGTACTAG
- the mutM gene encoding bifunctional DNA-formamidopyrimidine glycosylase/DNA-(apurinic or apyrimidinic site) lyase has protein sequence MPELPEVEVVRAGLAPAVTGATVIAAEVRDPRALKRHLPLGVDGLPGDDGLGGHGVTLTPEAGLARSADFERRVAGLRLAAPQRRGKFLWIPIALNAGDGLPSPVENMPSQALLAHLGMSGQLLLRSLDAPDDRHVRIRLWIQHPEHGELRLDFADQRLFGSLALDGLSAAAGGGAIPNQARHIARDPLDPAFDDDAFVAALRSRSAGVKKLLLDQTLVSGVGNIYADEALWRARLHPETAGTSIGPRKARDLLTALRDVFAKALAEGGTSFDAQYVNVNGQAGYFAHSLNAYGRTGEPCPRCGEPIRRVPFGGRSSHFCPRCQRRR, from the coding sequence GTGCCCGAGCTTCCCGAAGTCGAGGTCGTGCGCGCCGGTCTCGCTCCCGCGGTGACCGGAGCGACGGTGATCGCCGCGGAGGTGCGCGACCCGCGCGCACTCAAGAGGCACCTGCCGCTCGGCGTCGACGGGTTGCCCGGCGATGACGGGCTGGGTGGGCACGGTGTCACGCTGACCCCGGAGGCCGGACTCGCGCGCTCCGCCGATTTCGAGCGTCGGGTGGCGGGCCTGCGGCTCGCCGCGCCGCAGCGCCGGGGCAAGTTCCTGTGGATTCCGATCGCTCTGAACGCGGGGGACGGCCTCCCTTCGCCTGTCGAGAACATGCCCAGCCAGGCGCTGCTCGCCCATCTCGGCATGAGCGGACAGCTGCTGCTGCGCTCGCTCGACGCCCCCGACGATCGGCACGTGCGGATCCGGCTGTGGATCCAGCATCCCGAGCACGGCGAGCTGAGGCTCGACTTCGCCGATCAGCGCCTGTTCGGCTCGCTCGCCCTCGACGGGCTCTCCGCGGCGGCGGGCGGCGGCGCGATCCCGAATCAGGCCCGCCATATCGCGCGCGACCCGCTCGATCCGGCCTTCGACGACGACGCGTTCGTCGCGGCGCTGCGGTCGCGCAGCGCCGGGGTGAAGAAGCTGCTGCTCGATCAGACCCTCGTGAGCGGCGTCGGCAACATCTACGCCGATGAGGCGCTGTGGCGGGCGCGACTGCATCCCGAGACCGCGGGCACGTCGATCGGGCCGCGCAAGGCGCGAGATCTGCTCACGGCGCTGCGCGACGTGTTCGCGAAGGCGCTGGCCGAGGGCGGCACGAGCTTCGACGCCCAGTACGTCAACGTGAACGGCCAGGCGGGGTACTTCGCCCACTCGCTGAACGCGTACGGGCGCACGGGGGAGCCGTGCCCCCGCTGCGGCGAGCCGATCAGGCGCGTGCCGTTCGGCGGGCGCTCGAGCCACTTCTGCCCGCGGTGTCAGCGGCGCCGGTGA
- the rnc gene encoding ribonuclease III, with the protein MPFGVTVDPELLDLALTHRSWAYEQGGAPHNERLEFLGDSILGQAVTVKLYRDYPELSEGELAKRRSALVSTVALAEVARGLGLGASLRLGKGEKQTGGRDKDSILADTVEAIIGAVFLSTDAETANRFVLDLVAPLFADPDRFTVAVDPKTSLQKEAARRGLPHPPYETSGSGPDHDRRYTSRVTLDGIVGVGEGTSKKTAELAAARDAVEQLRVRRKSRKK; encoded by the coding sequence GTGCCCTTCGGCGTGACCGTCGATCCCGAATTGCTCGACCTCGCGCTGACGCACCGCTCGTGGGCCTACGAGCAGGGTGGAGCGCCACACAACGAGCGACTCGAGTTCCTCGGCGACTCGATTCTCGGCCAGGCGGTCACGGTCAAGCTGTACCGCGATTACCCGGAGCTGAGCGAGGGCGAGCTCGCGAAGCGACGCTCGGCACTCGTGTCGACCGTGGCGCTCGCGGAGGTCGCCCGGGGCCTCGGGCTCGGAGCGTCGCTGCGGCTGGGGAAGGGCGAGAAGCAGACGGGCGGCAGGGACAAGGATTCGATCCTCGCCGATACCGTCGAGGCGATCATCGGCGCGGTCTTCCTCTCGACCGATGCTGAGACGGCCAACCGCTTCGTACTCGACCTCGTGGCTCCGCTGTTCGCGGATCCCGATCGCTTCACCGTGGCCGTCGATCCCAAGACGTCGCTGCAGAAGGAGGCCGCGCGACGCGGTCTGCCGCACCCGCCCTACGAGACCTCGGGCTCCGGCCCGGATCACGATCGGCGCTACACCTCCCGCGTCACCCTCGACGGCATCGTCGGTGTGGGCGAGGGCACGAGCAAGAAGACGGCCGAGCTCGCCGCGGCGCGCGACGCCGTCGAGCAGCTGCGCGTGCGTCGCAAGTCGCGCAAGAAGTAG
- the rpmF gene encoding 50S ribosomal protein L32, giving the protein MAVPKRKMSRSNTRHRRSAWKAEAPKLVKTVENGRTVYSLPHRARVVEDSQGNALFLEYKGRKVADA; this is encoded by the coding sequence ATGGCTGTTCCCAAGCGCAAGATGTCGCGTTCGAACACCCGTCACCGCCGTTCGGCGTGGAAGGCCGAGGCCCCCAAGCTGGTGAAGACCGTCGAGAACGGCCGCACCGTCTACAGCCTCCCGCACCGCGCTCGCGTGGTCGAGGACTCGCAGGGCAACGCCCTCTTCCTCGAGTACAAGGGCCGCAAGGTCGCCGACGCGTAA
- a CDS encoding YceD family protein produces MSGARVFHENIRDIYNRPGEMRERSRTVAAPEKLGEGLAWVAEGEDINLDLRLESVHEGILVSAEVGTTVHAECGRCLKEFATPFQVEFQELFAYTPTEADEYGVHGDHVDLEPPLRDAVVLALPFQPVCRPDCPGLDPESGELREAEAAAESVAVDPRWAALAGFLAEEKDVDRSSDPEGN; encoded by the coding sequence ATGAGCGGCGCACGAGTGTTCCACGAGAACATCCGCGACATCTACAACCGTCCGGGGGAGATGCGCGAGCGATCCCGCACCGTGGCCGCTCCCGAAAAGCTCGGTGAGGGCCTCGCGTGGGTGGCCGAGGGGGAGGACATCAACCTCGACCTTCGTCTCGAATCCGTGCACGAGGGGATCCTCGTGTCGGCCGAGGTCGGCACGACGGTGCACGCGGAGTGCGGGCGGTGCCTGAAAGAGTTCGCCACGCCGTTTCAAGTCGAGTTTCAGGAGCTTTTCGCGTATACTCCTACGGAGGCCGACGAGTACGGGGTTCACGGTGATCACGTGGATCTTGAACCCCCGCTCCGAGACGCGGTAGTGCTTGCACTGCCGTTCCAGCCAGTGTGCCGCCCGGACTGCCCGGGGCTCGACCCCGAGTCCGGTGAGTTGCGCGAGGCCGAGGCTGCAGCCGAGTCCGTTGCGGTCGATCCGCGGTGGGCTGCGCTGGCCGGGTTTCTGGCCGAAGAAAAAGACGTGGATCGGTCTTCCGATCCTGAAGGCAACTAG
- the coaD gene encoding pantetheine-phosphate adenylyltransferase, producing MTKIAVVPGSFDPVTLGHLDVIRRAADIFDEVHVLVVHNPGKDAMLPISERVGLIQKALDEDPQMPRNILVASWSVGLLVDYCTEVGASVLVKGIRSQIDVAYETPMVIMNRSLAGVETVFLLPDPGHAHVSSTLVRQVSALGGDVSPYVPPAVARFLAKTRPA from the coding sequence ATGACCAAGATCGCTGTCGTACCCGGATCTTTCGATCCGGTCACTCTCGGACACCTCGACGTGATTCGTCGCGCCGCCGACATCTTCGACGAGGTGCACGTGCTCGTCGTGCACAACCCGGGCAAGGACGCGATGCTGCCCATCTCGGAGCGTGTCGGGCTGATCCAGAAGGCGCTCGACGAGGACCCGCAGATGCCCCGCAACATCCTCGTCGCCTCCTGGTCGGTCGGCCTGCTGGTCGACTACTGCACGGAGGTGGGGGCGTCGGTGCTCGTGAAGGGCATTCGGTCGCAGATCGACGTCGCCTACGAGACGCCCATGGTGATCATGAATCGCAGCCTCGCCGGTGTCGAGACGGTGTTCCTGCTTCCCGACCCCGGGCACGCTCACGTGTCGAGCACGCTGGTGCGCCAGGTCTCGGCGTTGGGCGGCGATGTCTCCCCGTACGTGCCGCCCGCCGTCGCACGCTTCCTCGCCAAGACGAGGCCGGCCTGA
- a CDS encoding response regulator — MSEAQIRVMLVDDQELIRTGFRLVLLAEPGIDVVAEAADGEAALAELARLEAEGRGCDVVLMDVRMPGMNGIEATGRIVAEHPDTRVLVLTTFDLDEYATGAIQAGASGFLLKDARPDDLVDAIQRVAAGDAAMAPSVTRRLIEQIRQTEPAGRPRDEHTAVAAEPGEVFEVLTERELDVLRLIAEGLNNSEISAELFLSESTVKTHVGRVLAKLQLRDRVHAVIFAKQHGL; from the coding sequence ATGAGCGAGGCTCAGATCAGGGTGATGCTGGTCGATGACCAGGAACTGATCCGCACGGGGTTCAGGCTGGTGCTGCTGGCCGAGCCGGGCATCGACGTGGTCGCGGAGGCCGCAGACGGTGAAGCCGCGCTCGCCGAGCTGGCGAGGCTCGAGGCCGAGGGGCGGGGGTGCGATGTCGTGCTGATGGACGTGCGGATGCCGGGTATGAACGGCATCGAGGCGACCGGGCGCATCGTGGCCGAGCACCCGGACACGCGGGTGCTGGTGCTCACCACCTTCGACCTCGACGAGTACGCCACGGGGGCCATTCAGGCGGGCGCGAGCGGGTTCCTGCTCAAGGACGCACGCCCCGACGACCTCGTCGATGCGATCCAGCGCGTCGCTGCCGGCGACGCCGCCATGGCGCCGAGCGTCACGCGCCGGCTCATCGAGCAGATCCGCCAGACCGAGCCTGCGGGGCGACCGCGCGACGAACACACCGCGGTCGCCGCCGAGCCCGGCGAGGTCTTCGAGGTGCTCACCGAGCGCGAGCTCGACGTGCTGCGGCTCATCGCCGAGGGGCTCAACAACTCGGAGATCAGCGCCGAGCTGTTCCTCTCGGAGTCGACGGTCAAGACCCATGTCGGGCGCGTGCTCGCCAAGCTGCAGCTGCGCGACCGCGTGCACGCCGTGATCTTCGCGAAGCAGCACGGCCTCTGA
- a CDS encoding sensor histidine kinase has protein sequence MSIEQSTAAEVRLPRPPGVIRRALAAHPLAVDVFIVVWYFIGCGLALGIDMVGMLSASTAYGAPYYLHGAWWLLALVKALIIALALLYRRRFPLAGLIVVTLLLLWEYSAQALPNSVALLFMIYAVPVYRSVAAGWVGYGVAVAGSILSYFLTGGAGEVSAETAVPGGVFLADGNGFRATEFIALTVMTAIWYLAILMLGINLGNRRRYVQAIIDRAHQLARERDQLAQLAVAEERSRIAREMHDIVAHSLSVMIALSEGAVRAAQAAPDAAADAMSRSAETGRTALAEMRRLLGALTDQGEQAELVPQPGVQDLPELVRGFRDAGVDARLEISGEASGDRGQDLAVYRVVQEGLTNVLRYAGTGAQAEVRVERLPDRTVVEVRDFGAVPGSSTPVSGVGSGRGIAGLRERARVFGGEISAGPTHMVGGGWLLRAVLPVSAAARERVAGTWNEEEKR, from the coding sequence GTGAGCATCGAACAGTCGACCGCGGCCGAGGTGCGGCTGCCGCGCCCGCCGGGAGTGATCCGGCGGGCGCTGGCCGCGCACCCGCTCGCGGTCGACGTGTTCATCGTCGTCTGGTACTTCATCGGATGCGGGCTCGCGCTCGGCATCGACATGGTGGGCATGCTGAGCGCGAGCACCGCCTACGGGGCGCCCTATTACCTGCACGGTGCGTGGTGGCTGCTGGCGCTGGTCAAGGCTCTGATCATCGCGCTCGCGCTGCTGTACCGCCGCCGTTTCCCGCTGGCCGGGCTCATCGTGGTGACCCTGCTGCTGCTCTGGGAGTACAGCGCGCAGGCCCTGCCCAACAGCGTCGCGCTGCTCTTCATGATCTACGCGGTGCCGGTGTATCGCAGTGTGGCCGCCGGGTGGGTCGGCTACGGGGTGGCGGTTGCGGGATCGATCCTGAGCTATTTCCTCACGGGAGGGGCCGGGGAGGTCTCGGCGGAGACGGCGGTGCCGGGCGGGGTCTTCCTGGCCGACGGCAACGGCTTCAGAGCGACGGAGTTCATCGCGCTCACGGTGATGACCGCGATCTGGTATCTCGCGATACTGATGCTGGGCATCAACCTCGGCAACCGCCGCCGCTACGTCCAGGCGATCATCGATCGGGCCCACCAGCTCGCGAGAGAGCGCGACCAGCTGGCGCAGCTCGCCGTGGCGGAGGAGCGATCCCGCATCGCGCGGGAGATGCACGACATCGTGGCGCACTCGCTATCGGTGATGATCGCCCTCTCGGAGGGTGCGGTGCGCGCGGCGCAGGCCGCACCCGATGCCGCAGCCGATGCGATGTCGCGCAGTGCGGAGACCGGGCGCACGGCCCTCGCCGAGATGCGCCGCCTGCTGGGTGCGCTCACGGACCAGGGCGAGCAGGCGGAGCTCGTGCCGCAGCCGGGAGTGCAGGATCTGCCCGAGCTCGTGAGGGGCTTCCGGGATGCGGGCGTCGACGCGCGCCTTGAGATATCGGGTGAGGCCTCGGGGGATCGCGGACAGGATCTCGCGGTCTACCGCGTGGTGCAGGAGGGGCTCACGAACGTGCTGCGCTACGCGGGCACGGGCGCGCAGGCGGAGGTCCGCGTGGAGCGGCTGCCCGATCGCACCGTGGTCGAGGTGCGCGATTTCGGCGCGGTGCCCGGATCGTCGACTCCCGTATCGGGGGTCGGTTCGGGGCGCGGGATCGCCGGCCTGCGCGAGCGGGCGCGAGTATTCGGCGGAGAGATCTCCGCGGGCCCCACCCATATGGTGGGCGGGGGGTGGCTGCTGCGAGCGGTGCTGCCGGTCAGCGCGGCGGCTCGAGAACGGGTCGCTGGCACCTGGAACGAAGAGGAGAAGCGATGA
- a CDS encoding ABC transporter permease subunit: MTSTITIDASTVPGENAGGSSARSARQSARPIMGAPRLTFGGVLRSERIKLLSLRSIRLTLLITVLVGLGLSTMIALLWSSEAGSPDSMMTLDAAGLQSYLLIVSTFTAPFLALVFGVLGVFAVTSEYSSGMILSTLTAVPRRTPVIVAKAIVTAVVAAITALVLVLGGLALAIAFLPQAAEQLGSATVISGGLGTLAYLVLITLLAFGIAAMLRSTAGGIAVIAGITFVLPIAMQMLMLTGWEWLPTVSAYLPGDLGGTLSMGLPAPGAPGAGVPGAPGAVGPDYWGALIAMAIWAAAALVPAALLFKRRDAR, translated from the coding sequence ATGACCTCCACCATCACCATCGACGCGAGCACGGTTCCCGGTGAGAACGCCGGCGGATCCTCCGCTCGCTCCGCCCGGCAGTCCGCCCGCCCGATCATGGGCGCGCCACGCCTCACCTTCGGCGGCGTGCTCCGCTCCGAACGCATCAAGCTGCTCTCGCTGCGCAGCATTCGTCTCACGCTGCTCATCACCGTGCTCGTCGGGCTCGGATTGAGCACGATGATCGCGCTGCTGTGGAGCAGCGAAGCGGGCAGCCCCGATTCCATGATGACCCTGGACGCCGCCGGGCTGCAGAGCTACCTGCTGATCGTCTCGACGTTCACCGCACCGTTCCTGGCACTCGTGTTCGGGGTGCTCGGGGTGTTCGCCGTGACGAGCGAGTACTCGAGCGGCATGATCCTCTCCACCCTCACCGCGGTTCCTCGCCGCACGCCGGTGATCGTGGCGAAGGCGATCGTCACCGCGGTCGTCGCAGCGATCACCGCCCTCGTGCTCGTGCTCGGCGGGTTGGCGCTCGCGATCGCGTTCCTGCCGCAGGCTGCCGAGCAGCTCGGTTCCGCGACGGTCATCTCGGGCGGCCTCGGCACCCTGGCCTATCTCGTGCTCATCACCCTGCTGGCATTCGGCATCGCCGCGATGCTGCGTTCGACCGCCGGCGGCATCGCCGTGATCGCTGGCATCACGTTCGTGCTGCCGATCGCGATGCAGATGCTCATGCTCACCGGGTGGGAGTGGCTGCCGACCGTCTCCGCGTACCTCCCGGGCGACCTCGGCGGTACCCTCTCGATGGGGCTCCCCGCTCCGGGCGCTCCCGGGGCCGGTGTTCCCGGCGCTCCCGGTGCGGTCGGTCCCGACTACTGGGGCGCGCTGATCGCGATGGCGATCTGGGCAGCGGCCGCGCTCGTGCCCGCGGCGCTCCTCTTCAAGCGCCGCGATGCGCGCTGA
- a CDS encoding ABC transporter ATP-binding protein, with translation MIEARGLSKQYGKKTAVDDISFSIKSGQVTGFLGPNGAGKSTSMRLMVGLDRPSAGTVTVNGKRYADSHAPLAEVGALLDAKGVHPGRTARGHLRALAATHGIPDRRVHEVLEQTGLSAVANKRVGGFSLGMGQRLGIAAALLGDPQTLILDEPVNGLDPDGVLWVRQLLRHLAGEGRTVLLSSHLMSEMAQTADHVIVLGRGRVVADAPIADFVAGGGAQRERVRVQSPEAAKLASLLMGTEGVQLDPEGDQGFTARGITAAEIGRAAAAHGIELHELSPVSSSLEDAYLALTRGELEYETA, from the coding sequence ATGATCGAGGCACGAGGCCTGAGCAAGCAGTACGGCAAGAAGACCGCCGTCGACGACATCAGCTTCTCGATCAAGTCGGGTCAGGTGACCGGCTTCCTGGGCCCGAACGGCGCCGGCAAATCGACGAGCATGCGGCTCATGGTGGGGCTGGATCGCCCCTCGGCTGGCACGGTCACCGTGAACGGCAAGCGCTACGCCGACTCGCACGCGCCGCTGGCCGAGGTCGGTGCCCTGCTCGACGCCAAGGGCGTGCACCCCGGGCGCACCGCCCGCGGGCACCTGCGCGCACTCGCGGCGACGCACGGCATCCCGGATCGCCGAGTGCACGAGGTGCTCGAGCAGACGGGCCTCTCCGCGGTCGCGAACAAGCGGGTCGGCGGCTTCTCGCTCGGCATGGGGCAGCGGCTCGGGATCGCGGCCGCGCTGCTCGGCGACCCGCAGACGCTGATTCTCGACGAGCCCGTGAACGGCCTCGATCCCGATGGCGTGCTCTGGGTGCGGCAGCTGCTGCGCCACCTCGCCGGTGAAGGGCGGACGGTGCTGCTCTCGAGCCACCTGATGAGCGAGATGGCGCAGACCGCCGACCACGTCATCGTGCTGGGGCGGGGGCGCGTCGTCGCCGACGCGCCGATCGCGGATTTCGTCGCGGGCGGCGGCGCGCAGCGCGAGCGGGTGCGGGTGCAGAGCCCCGAAGCCGCGAAGCTCGCGTCGCTGCTCATGGGAACTGAAGGCGTGCAGCTCGATCCCGAGGGCGACCAGGGCTTCACCGCCAGGGGGATCACGGCAGCCGAGATCGGACGCGCCGCCGCTGCCCACGGCATCGAGCTGCACGAGCTCAGCCCGGTCTCCTCGTCGCTCGAGGACGCCTACCTCGCTCTCACCCGCGGCGAGCTCGAGTACGAGACCGCTTAA
- a CDS encoding ATP-dependent DNA helicase RecG, with protein MVLATLDTPLDGVVGARTAKPLERAFGVRTVGELLHHIPRRYSRRGELTPLMGLPLGEQITVVAQVLDVRERQMQRRRGKILEARITDGTGTLTLTFFNQPYRIRDLVPGRRGIFAGKVSEYRGQLQLQHPEYEMFENRDEAPGGAQLDEAAARAWAETPVPIYPATAQMPSWTVQRAVELALDALGPVADPLPAEIREAEGVMAYGPALELIHRPQHDADWRGAQQSLRFREAFELQLALLDRRRRASLEASTPRPLSGAEAGGSGPGAGTGAGPGSGSGSGSSSGSTPLDRFDAALPFDLTGDQRRAGETISHELAQPHPMHRLLQGEVGSGKTLVALRAMLQVAGSGGQSALLAPTEVLAAQHFRSIVDALGPDLAAELNPVLLTGRIQAAERKRALLSLASGTCRIAVGTHALIGENVTFYDLGLIVVDEQHRFGVEQREALRRKGTSPHVLAMTATPIPRTVALTAFGDLEVTTIRELPPGRQGIETFTVPELEMPNRAARVWARTAEDLAAGRQVYVVCPAISAGEVDPELENEVENEDAEAARPRPLANVEDTVAELRRRPEYAGVQIEGLDGGMTSDEKDRVMRGFAEGRIGILVATTVIEVGVNVPNASIMIVRDADRFGISQLHQLRGRVGRGEHPGLCLLMTTAAQGTVARERIEAVAATSDGFALAEIDLELRREGDILGTAQSGGRSTLKLLRVAEHGELIAHAREVAAALLERDPELETAPGLAELIAREHEAGLLDNLAKS; from the coding sequence ATGGTTCTCGCGACACTCGATACGCCGCTCGACGGGGTCGTCGGCGCGCGCACCGCGAAGCCGCTCGAGCGCGCCTTCGGGGTGCGCACCGTGGGGGAGCTGCTGCACCATATTCCGCGCCGGTACTCGCGACGCGGCGAGCTGACGCCGCTCATGGGGCTGCCGCTCGGCGAGCAGATCACGGTCGTGGCGCAGGTGCTCGACGTGCGCGAGCGTCAGATGCAGCGCCGCCGCGGCAAGATACTCGAGGCCCGCATCACCGACGGCACCGGCACGCTCACGCTCACGTTCTTCAACCAGCCCTACCGCATCCGCGATCTCGTGCCGGGGCGGCGGGGCATCTTCGCCGGCAAGGTCAGCGAGTACCGCGGGCAGTTGCAGTTGCAGCATCCCGAGTACGAGATGTTCGAGAACCGCGACGAGGCCCCGGGGGGCGCGCAGCTCGACGAGGCCGCGGCCCGCGCCTGGGCCGAGACACCGGTGCCGATCTATCCGGCCACCGCGCAGATGCCGAGCTGGACGGTGCAGCGCGCGGTCGAGCTCGCCCTCGACGCGCTCGGTCCGGTCGCCGATCCGCTGCCCGCCGAGATCCGCGAGGCCGAGGGCGTCATGGCGTACGGGCCGGCGCTCGAACTGATCCATCGCCCCCAGCACGACGCCGACTGGCGCGGCGCCCAGCAGAGTCTGCGGTTCCGCGAGGCCTTCGAGCTGCAGCTCGCGTTACTCGACCGCAGGCGCCGGGCGAGCCTCGAGGCGAGCACGCCGAGGCCGCTGTCGGGCGCGGAGGCCGGGGGATCGGGGCCGGGGGCTGGAACAGGAGCGGGGCCGGGATCAGGATCCGGATCAGGATCAAGTTCAGGATCCACACCGCTCGACCGCTTTGACGCCGCGCTGCCGTTCGACCTGACGGGTGACCAGCGCCGCGCCGGCGAGACCATCTCGCACGAGTTGGCCCAGCCCCACCCGATGCACCGGCTGCTGCAGGGCGAGGTCGGGTCGGGCAAGACGCTCGTCGCGCTGCGCGCCATGCTGCAGGTGGCCGGGAGCGGCGGCCAGAGCGCACTGCTCGCCCCCACCGAGGTGCTCGCGGCGCAGCACTTCCGCTCGATCGTCGACGCTCTCGGCCCCGACCTCGCGGCCGAGCTCAATCCCGTGCTGCTGACCGGGCGCATACAGGCGGCGGAGCGCAAGCGGGCGCTGCTCTCGCTCGCCTCCGGCACCTGTCGGATCGCGGTCGGCACGCACGCCCTCATCGGCGAGAACGTGACCTTCTACGACCTCGGCCTCATCGTGGTCGACGAGCAGCACCGCTTCGGTGTCGAGCAGCGCGAGGCCCTGCGCCGCAAGGGCACCTCGCCGCACGTGCTCGCCATGACGGCGACGCCGATCCCGCGCACGGTCGCGCTCACCGCGTTCGGCGACCTCGAGGTCACCACGATCCGCGAGCTGCCCCCGGGGCGACAGGGCATCGAGACCTTCACCGTGCCCGAGCTCGAGATGCCGAACCGCGCGGCCCGTGTGTGGGCGCGCACCGCAGAGGATCTCGCCGCCGGGCGTCAGGTCTACGTGGTCTGCCCAGCGATCTCTGCGGGCGAGGTCGATCCCGAACTCGAGAACGAGGTCGAGAACGAGGACGCCGAAGCCGCGCGGCCGAGACCGCTCGCGAACGTCGAGGACACGGTCGCCGAGCTGCGGCGGCGCCCCGAGTACGCGGGCGTGCAGATCGAGGGGCTCGACGGCGGGATGACCTCGGATGAGAAGGACCGCGTGATGCGCGGTTTCGCGGAGGGGCGGATCGGGATCCTCGTCGCCACCACCGTCATCGAGGTCGGCGTCAACGTTCCGAATGCCTCGATCATGATCGTGCGAGACGCCGACCGCTTCGGCATCTCGCAACTGCACCAGTTGCGAGGTCGGGTGGGCCGCGGCGAGCATCCGGGTCTGTGCCTGCTGATGACCACGGCCGCACAGGGGACGGTCGCGCGCGAGCGCATCGAGGCGGTCGCCGCGACCTCCGACGGCTTCGCCCTGGCCGAGATCGACCTCGAGCTGCGGCGCGAGGGCGATATCCTCGGCACCGCGCAGTCGGGCGGGCGCTCCACTCTGAAGCTGCTGCGCGTGGCCGAGCACGGCGAGCTGATCGCGCACGCCCGCGAGGTCGCGGCGGCGCTCCTCGAGCGCGATCCCGAACTCGAGACGGCCCCCGGCCTCGCCGAGCTCATCGCCCGCGAGCACGAGGCGGGCCTGCTCGACAACCTCGCGAAGTCCTAG
- a CDS encoding RsmD family RNA methyltransferase, with the protein MTRIIAGAAGSLRLDVPKSGTRPTSDRVREAVFSTLESWGLVDGARVLDLYAGSGALGLEAASRGAAAVTLVEKHPQAAQVASRNTRTVLGAFKDAGSAPAVDVVRQSVQTFLDGAGTGSGAVSGTSAPHGPAPRWDVALLDPPYDLGEAELTANLTALVPLLTDDAAVLVERSTRSPEPTWPAGLAPVREKRYGETALWWAEVVADEQGSEQQDSEQQGPE; encoded by the coding sequence GTGACCAGAATCATCGCCGGAGCCGCGGGATCCCTTCGCCTCGACGTGCCGAAATCGGGCACCCGCCCCACGAGCGACCGCGTGCGCGAGGCCGTCTTCTCGACGCTCGAATCGTGGGGACTCGTCGACGGCGCCCGTGTGCTCGACCTCTACGCCGGATCGGGTGCGCTCGGCCTCGAGGCAGCGAGCCGCGGGGCGGCAGCGGTGACGCTGGTCGAGAAGCATCCGCAGGCGGCGCAGGTCGCGAGCCGCAATACGCGCACCGTGCTGGGCGCGTTCAAGGATGCCGGATCGGCACCGGCCGTCGACGTGGTGCGGCAGTCGGTCCAGACCTTCCTCGACGGCGCCGGGACGGGGTCGGGCGCCGTGTCGGGTACATCAGCCCCGCACGGACCGGCGCCGCGCTGGGACGTGGCGCTGCTCGATCCGCCCTACGACCTCGGCGAGGCCGAACTCACCGCGAACCTCACCGCGCTCGTCCCCCTGCTCACCGACGACGCGGCGGTGCTCGTCGAGCGCAGCACCCGCTCCCCCGAACCCACCTGGCCGGCCGGCCTCGCCCCCGTGCGCGAGAAGCGCTACGGCGAGACTGCGCTGTGGTGGGCGGAGGTCGTCGCCGACGAGCAGGGCTCGGAGCAGCAGGACTCGGAGCAGCAGGGCCCGGAGTAA